A genome region from Triticum aestivum cultivar Chinese Spring chromosome 2B, IWGSC CS RefSeq v2.1, whole genome shotgun sequence includes the following:
- the LOC123047523 gene encoding serine/threonine-protein kinase STY8 isoform X1, producing the protein MADGSDGEGAGESCWPPPAAAASAHGGGGGGVQLSDVRREIYDRLRAVGNHEALSDPFFDRVLEDHYDRLPASYYIDLDVNKAEDVLLHRRILAECADPDNRPVFHARFLRYLHDDKPSDADSAPNQNGNCGGSLASNLSNSNSNGGLKGFDERLMEDLSLGRRKGIDDFEAISARRDTEIPLLHEIIFSSNDKPKLLSQLSTLLSDLGLNIREAHVFSTTDGLCLDVFVVDGWETEETDGLLQQLKETAKRNPSLSNLTSSASERISELQEKIGESEFDRDLLQIVEKIASGSSGDLYRGTYLDVDVAIKFLRTEHVNDNSKVEFLQEIMILRSVNHENVVRFYGACTKQRKYLIVTEYMAGGNLYDFLHKHNNTLELSLILKIAIGISKGMDYLHQNNIIHRDLKSANLLIGDGQVVKIADFGVSRQRSQQGDMTAETGTYRWMAPEVINHKPYDHKADVFSFAIVLWELVTSKVPYENLTPLQAALSVRQGLRLVIPSGVHPRISKLIQRCWGENPHTRPVFSEITAELEDILQPIQHVSAGRLQLQRRPSTYQTKDTDEITAIERRRLLMKPDPLFHIVAH; encoded by the exons ATGGCCGACGGCAGCGACGGGGAGGGCGCGGGCGAGAGCTGCtggccgccccccgccgccgccgcctcagcccacggcggcggcggcggcggggtgcagCTGTCCGACGTCCGGCGGGAGATCTACGACCGCCTGCGCGCCGTCGGCAACCACGAGGCGCTCTCCGACCCCTTCTTCGACCGCGTGCTCGAGGACCACTACGACCGCCTCCCGGCCAG CTACTACATCGACCTGGACGTGAACAAGGCCGAGGACGTGCTGCTGCACCGCCGGATCCTCGCCGAGTGCGCCGACCCCGACAACCGCCCCGTCTTCCACGCACGCTTCCTACGG TACCTTCATGACGACAAACCGTCGGATGCCGACTCTGCTCCGAATCAAAACGGTAATTGTGGGGGCTCTCTGGCTTCCAATCTGAG caacagcaacagcaacggCGGGTTAAAAGGATTTGACGAGCGGCTCATGGAAGACCTCAGCTTGGGGCGAAGAAAAGGCATCGACGACTTCGAGGCCATCTCCGCAAG GAGGGATACAGAAATTCCCCTTCTTCATGAAATTATCTTTTCTTCCAATGACAAGCCAAAGCTCCTTAGTCAG CTATCTACGCTGCTGTCGGATCTTGGATTGAACATTCGTGAAGCTCATGTGTTCTCCACAACGGATGGATTGTGTTTGGATGTGTTTGTTGTTGATGGCTGGGAAACAGAG GAGACAGATGGTTTGCTGCAGCAGCTTAAGGAGACAGCAAAACGTAAT CCCTCATTATCGAATCTAACAAGTTCAGCCTCGGAGAGAATATCAGAGCTGCAAGAAAAGATTGGAGAATCTGAATTTGACAGGGATCTGTTGCAGATTGTAGAAAAGATTGCGTCCGGATCTTCTGGAGACTT ATATCGAGGAACTTACCTTGATGTGGATGTTGCAATAAAATTCCTTAGAACTGAACATGTTAACGATAATTCAAAAGTGGAGTTTTTGCAAGAAATAATGATTTTAAG GAGCGTTAATCATGAAAATGTCGTTCGCTTTTACGGGGCTTGCACAAAACAGCGAAAGTATCTCATTGTAACGG AGTACATGGCTGGAGGCAATCTGTATGACTTCCTTCACAAGCATAACAATACCTTGGAGCTTTCCTTGATTCTTAAGATTGCTATTGGCATCTCGAAAGGGATGGATTATTTGCACCAGAATAACATCATCCATAGAGACTTGAAGTCTGCCAATTTATTAATTGGTGATGGTCAA GTCGTGAAGATTGCAGATTTTGGTGTCTCTCGTCAACGATCGCAACAGGGAGATATGACTGCTGAAACTGGCACCTACAGATGGATGGCACCTGAG GTGATAAACCATAAGCCTTATGATCACAAGGCAGATGTCTTCAGCTTTGCTATTGTTCTATGGGAGTTGGTCACTTCAAAG GTCCCGTATGAGAACCTGACACCATTGCAAGCGGCACTGTCAGTGAGGCAG GGACTTCGCTTGGTGATTCCCTCGGGCGTGCATCCGAGAATATCTAAATTGATTCAACGGTGCTGGGGCGAAAACCCCCATACACGACCTGTTTTCTCTGAGATCACCGCGGAACTTGAAGATATCTTGCAGCCTATTCAG CATGTTTCTGCAGGCCGCCTCCAGCTCCAAAGGAGGCCATCGACATACCAAACAAAAGATACAGATGAAATCACAGCGATAGAAAGAAGGCGCCTGCTCATGAAGCCGGACCCACTTTTTCACATTGTCGCCCACTAA
- the LOC123047523 gene encoding serine/threonine-protein kinase STY8 isoform X2, with product MADGSDGEGAGESCWPPPAAAASAHGGGGGGVQLSDVRREIYDRLRAVGNHEALSDPFFDRVLEDHYDRLPASYYIDLDVNKAEDVLLHRRILAECADPDNRPVFHARFLRYLHDDKPSDADSAPNQNGNCGGSLASNLSNSNSNGGLKGFDERLMEDLSLGRRKGIDDFEAISARRDTEIPLLHEIIFSSNDKPKLLSQLSTLLSDLGLNIREAHVFSTTDGLCLDVFVVDGWETEETDGLLQQLKETAKRNPSLSNLTSSASERISELQEKIGESEFDRDLLQIVEKIASGSSGDLYRGTYLDVDVAIKFLRTEHVNDNSKVEFLQEIMILRSVNHENVVRFYGACTKQRKYLIVTEYMAGGNLYDFLHKHNNTLELSLILKIAIGISKGMDYLHQNNIIHRDLKSANLLIGDGQVVKIADFGVSRQRSQQGDMTAETGTYRWMAPEVINHKPYDHKADVFSFAIVLWELVTSKVPYENLTPLQAALSVRQGLRLVIPSGVHPRISKLIQRCWGENPHTRPVFSEITAELEDILQPIQAASSSKGGHRHTKQKIQMKSQR from the exons ATGGCCGACGGCAGCGACGGGGAGGGCGCGGGCGAGAGCTGCtggccgccccccgccgccgccgcctcagcccacggcggcggcggcggcggggtgcagCTGTCCGACGTCCGGCGGGAGATCTACGACCGCCTGCGCGCCGTCGGCAACCACGAGGCGCTCTCCGACCCCTTCTTCGACCGCGTGCTCGAGGACCACTACGACCGCCTCCCGGCCAG CTACTACATCGACCTGGACGTGAACAAGGCCGAGGACGTGCTGCTGCACCGCCGGATCCTCGCCGAGTGCGCCGACCCCGACAACCGCCCCGTCTTCCACGCACGCTTCCTACGG TACCTTCATGACGACAAACCGTCGGATGCCGACTCTGCTCCGAATCAAAACGGTAATTGTGGGGGCTCTCTGGCTTCCAATCTGAG caacagcaacagcaacggCGGGTTAAAAGGATTTGACGAGCGGCTCATGGAAGACCTCAGCTTGGGGCGAAGAAAAGGCATCGACGACTTCGAGGCCATCTCCGCAAG GAGGGATACAGAAATTCCCCTTCTTCATGAAATTATCTTTTCTTCCAATGACAAGCCAAAGCTCCTTAGTCAG CTATCTACGCTGCTGTCGGATCTTGGATTGAACATTCGTGAAGCTCATGTGTTCTCCACAACGGATGGATTGTGTTTGGATGTGTTTGTTGTTGATGGCTGGGAAACAGAG GAGACAGATGGTTTGCTGCAGCAGCTTAAGGAGACAGCAAAACGTAAT CCCTCATTATCGAATCTAACAAGTTCAGCCTCGGAGAGAATATCAGAGCTGCAAGAAAAGATTGGAGAATCTGAATTTGACAGGGATCTGTTGCAGATTGTAGAAAAGATTGCGTCCGGATCTTCTGGAGACTT ATATCGAGGAACTTACCTTGATGTGGATGTTGCAATAAAATTCCTTAGAACTGAACATGTTAACGATAATTCAAAAGTGGAGTTTTTGCAAGAAATAATGATTTTAAG GAGCGTTAATCATGAAAATGTCGTTCGCTTTTACGGGGCTTGCACAAAACAGCGAAAGTATCTCATTGTAACGG AGTACATGGCTGGAGGCAATCTGTATGACTTCCTTCACAAGCATAACAATACCTTGGAGCTTTCCTTGATTCTTAAGATTGCTATTGGCATCTCGAAAGGGATGGATTATTTGCACCAGAATAACATCATCCATAGAGACTTGAAGTCTGCCAATTTATTAATTGGTGATGGTCAA GTCGTGAAGATTGCAGATTTTGGTGTCTCTCGTCAACGATCGCAACAGGGAGATATGACTGCTGAAACTGGCACCTACAGATGGATGGCACCTGAG GTGATAAACCATAAGCCTTATGATCACAAGGCAGATGTCTTCAGCTTTGCTATTGTTCTATGGGAGTTGGTCACTTCAAAG GTCCCGTATGAGAACCTGACACCATTGCAAGCGGCACTGTCAGTGAGGCAG GGACTTCGCTTGGTGATTCCCTCGGGCGTGCATCCGAGAATATCTAAATTGATTCAACGGTGCTGGGGCGAAAACCCCCATACACGACCTGTTTTCTCTGAGATCACCGCGGAACTTGAAGATATCTTGCAGCCTATTCAG GCCGCCTCCAGCTCCAAAGGAGGCCATCGACATACCAAACAAAAGATACAGATGAAATCACAGCGATAG